Proteins encoded together in one Streptomyces sp. NBC_01216 window:
- a CDS encoding mycoredoxin: MQGTVTMYSTTWCGYCRRLKSQMDREGIAYTEINIEQDPDSAAFVEKANGGNQTVPTVLAISPSGAESVMTNPSLAQVKQALAV; this comes from the coding sequence ATGCAGGGCACTGTGACGATGTACAGCACCACGTGGTGCGGCTACTGCCGTCGGCTGAAGAGCCAGATGGACCGCGAGGGCATCGCGTACACGGAGATCAACATCGAGCAGGACCCGGACTCGGCCGCGTTCGTCGAGAAGGCCAACGGAGGCAACCAGACGGTTCCGACGGTGTTGGCAATTTCCCCCTCTGGCGCCGAGTCGGTCATGACGAACCCGAGCCTGGCGCAGGTCAAGCAGGCCCTCGCCGTCTGA
- a CDS encoding WhiB family transcriptional regulator: MQLEAHAPSVPPSETIPPPGLTEDTPLTPLTTLTALDEAIDNLGVAVPCRSYDPEVFFAESPADVEYAKSLCRSCPLVAACLAGAQERREPWGVWGGELFVQGVVVARKRPRGRPRKNPVSA; this comes from the coding sequence GTGCAACTCGAAGCGCACGCCCCGTCCGTACCGCCTTCCGAAACGATCCCCCCGCCCGGCCTCACGGAGGACACCCCCTTGACCCCCCTCACGACGCTCACCGCGCTCGACGAAGCGATCGACAACCTCGGTGTAGCCGTCCCCTGCCGTTCGTACGACCCGGAGGTCTTCTTCGCCGAGTCCCCGGCGGACGTCGAGTACGCCAAGTCGCTCTGCCGAAGCTGCCCGCTGGTGGCGGCCTGCCTCGCCGGCGCCCAGGAGCGGCGTGAGCCGTGGGGCGTCTGGGGTGGCGAGCTGTTCGTCCAGGGCGTCGTCGTCGCCCGCAAGCGGCCCCGTGGCCGCCCGCGCAAGAACCCGGTCTCGGCATGA
- the nudC gene encoding NAD(+) diphosphatase, with the protein MSTKSNETAERPIGLTAPSGIDRAAHHRLDEAWLAAAWSHPSTLVFVVSGGQALIDDTPDGRTELVMTPTFEAPVTETHRYFLGTDAEGVSYFALQKDALPGRMDQSARPAGLREAGLLLSPRDAGLMAHAVALENWQRLHRFCSRCGERSVIAAAGHIRRCQACGAEHYPRTDPAVIMLVTDELDRALLGRQVHWPEGRFSTLAGFVEPGESVEQSVVREVFEEAGVTVGEVTYVASQPWPFPSSLMLGFMARATSSEINVDGEEIHEARWFSREDLTAAFESGEVLPPYGISIASRLIERWYGRPLPKPGDVV; encoded by the coding sequence GTGAGCACCAAGAGCAACGAGACCGCGGAACGACCGATCGGGCTCACCGCCCCGAGCGGCATCGACCGCGCGGCCCACCACCGTCTGGACGAGGCATGGCTGGCGGCGGCCTGGAGCCACCCCAGCACCCTCGTCTTCGTGGTCTCCGGCGGCCAGGCGCTGATCGACGACACTCCCGACGGCCGGACCGAGCTCGTCATGACCCCGACCTTCGAGGCCCCGGTCACCGAGACCCACCGCTACTTCCTGGGCACCGACGCCGAGGGCGTCTCCTACTTCGCCCTCCAGAAGGACGCGCTGCCCGGCCGCATGGACCAGTCCGCCCGTCCGGCCGGACTGCGCGAGGCCGGACTGCTGCTGTCGCCGAGGGACGCGGGCCTCATGGCACACGCCGTCGCCCTGGAGAACTGGCAGCGGCTCCACCGCTTCTGCTCCCGCTGCGGCGAGCGCTCCGTCATCGCCGCGGCCGGTCACATCCGCCGCTGCCAGGCGTGCGGTGCCGAGCACTACCCGCGCACCGACCCCGCCGTGATCATGCTGGTCACGGACGAGCTGGACCGTGCCCTCCTCGGCCGGCAGGTGCACTGGCCGGAGGGCCGCTTCTCCACTCTCGCGGGCTTCGTCGAGCCCGGTGAGTCGGTGGAGCAGTCCGTGGTCCGTGAGGTCTTCGAGGAGGCGGGTGTCACGGTCGGCGAGGTGACCTACGTGGCCAGCCAGCCCTGGCCCTTCCCCTCCAGCCTCATGCTCGGTTTCATGGCCCGCGCCACCTCCTCGGAGATCAACGTGGACGGCGAGGAGATCCACGAGGCCCGCTGGTTCTCCCGGGAGGACCTGACCGCGGCCTTCGAGTCGGGCGAGGTGCTGCCGCCGTACGGCATCTCGATCGCCTCCCGGCTGATCGAGCGCTGGTACGGCAGACCGCTGCCGAAGCCGGGCGACGTCGTGTGA
- a CDS encoding ATP-dependent DNA helicase UvrD2 — translation MTAATHSSLFPRVPESADAVLDGLDPEQREVALALHGPVCVLAGAGTGKTRAITHRIAYGVRAGILQPASVLAVTFTNRAAGEMRGRLRELGAGGVQARTFHSAALRQLQYFWPKVVGGELPRLLERKIQLVAEAAARCRVRLDRNELRDVTSEIEWAKVTQTVPADYPAAVAKSVRDAPRDPAEIGQIYAMYEQLKRDRSVIDFEDVLLLAVGILQDRHDIADQIRGQYQHFVVDEYQDVSPLQQRLLDLWLGDRDSLCVVGDASQTIYSFTGATPDHLLNFRTRHPNATVVKLVRDYRSTPQVVHLANGLLSQARGRAAEHRLELVSQRDPGPDPAYTEYADEPAEAEGTARRIRDLIASGVPAGEIAVLYRVNAQSEVYEQALADAGVPYQLRGAERFFERQEVREAGVALRGAARAGGNDSLLDDAEDLPAQVRAVLSTKGWTTEPPAGSGAVRDRWESLAALVRLAEDFARAKPGATLSDLVAELDERAAAQHAPTVQGVTLASLHAAKGLEWDAVFLVGLTEGMMPITYAKTDEQVEEERRLLYVGVTRARFHLSLSWALSRSPGGRASRRPTRFLKGLRPGSGSLGAAGAGGGGSVERGGGRRKRRGPVLCRVCGSTLTEAGEMKLMRCEDCPSDMDEALYERLREWRSEQARELGQPAYCVFTDKTLMAIAECVPSSDGELAGISGVGARKLDRFGADVLAICAGEEPGGADETP, via the coding sequence GTGACAGCAGCAACGCACTCCTCTCTTTTCCCGCGGGTACCCGAGTCGGCCGACGCGGTGCTCGACGGGCTCGACCCCGAGCAGCGCGAGGTGGCCCTCGCCCTGCACGGCCCGGTGTGCGTGCTGGCGGGAGCCGGCACGGGCAAGACCCGGGCCATCACGCACCGCATCGCCTACGGGGTGCGGGCGGGGATACTCCAGCCGGCCAGTGTGCTGGCCGTCACCTTCACGAACCGGGCGGCCGGCGAGATGCGCGGACGGCTCCGCGAGCTCGGCGCGGGCGGAGTCCAGGCCCGCACCTTCCACTCCGCGGCCCTGCGCCAGCTCCAGTATTTCTGGCCGAAAGTCGTCGGTGGTGAGCTTCCCCGGCTCCTGGAGCGCAAGATCCAGCTCGTCGCCGAGGCCGCCGCACGCTGCCGCGTCCGCCTCGACCGGAACGAGCTGCGCGACGTCACCAGCGAGATCGAGTGGGCGAAGGTCACCCAGACCGTCCCCGCCGACTACCCGGCGGCCGTGGCCAAGTCGGTCCGCGACGCACCGCGCGACCCGGCCGAGATCGGCCAGATCTACGCGATGTACGAGCAGCTCAAGCGGGATCGCTCGGTGATCGACTTCGAGGACGTGCTGCTGCTCGCGGTCGGCATCCTCCAGGACCGTCACGACATCGCCGACCAGATCCGCGGGCAGTACCAGCACTTCGTCGTGGACGAGTACCAGGACGTCTCCCCGCTCCAGCAGCGTCTGCTCGACCTGTGGCTCGGCGACCGGGACAGTCTGTGCGTCGTCGGGGACGCCAGCCAGACGATCTACTCCTTCACCGGTGCCACCCCCGACCACCTGCTGAACTTCCGCACCCGGCACCCGAACGCCACGGTGGTGAAGCTGGTGCGCGACTACCGCTCCACGCCTCAGGTCGTCCACCTCGCGAACGGGCTGCTCAGCCAGGCCCGCGGCCGGGCCGCCGAGCACCGTCTCGAGCTGGTGTCCCAGCGTGACCCCGGCCCCGACCCCGCCTACACCGAGTACGCCGACGAGCCCGCCGAGGCGGAAGGCACCGCCCGCCGCATCCGCGACCTGATCGCCTCCGGGGTCCCGGCCGGCGAGATCGCCGTGCTGTACCGCGTGAACGCCCAGTCCGAGGTCTACGAGCAAGCCCTCGCCGACGCCGGAGTGCCCTACCAGCTCCGCGGCGCCGAGCGCTTCTTCGAACGCCAGGAGGTGCGCGAGGCCGGAGTCGCCCTGCGCGGCGCCGCGCGCGCCGGAGGCAACGACTCCCTGCTCGACGACGCCGAGGACCTCCCGGCGCAGGTCCGCGCGGTGCTTTCCACCAAGGGCTGGACGACCGAGCCGCCCGCCGGCTCCGGCGCCGTCCGAGACCGCTGGGAGTCCCTCGCCGCCCTGGTCCGCCTCGCCGAGGACTTCGCCCGTGCCAAGCCCGGGGCCACTCTGTCCGACCTCGTCGCCGAGCTCGACGAGCGGGCGGCAGCCCAGCACGCGCCGACGGTCCAGGGCGTCACGCTCGCCTCCCTGCACGCCGCCAAGGGGCTGGAGTGGGACGCCGTCTTCCTGGTCGGGCTCACCGAGGGCATGATGCCGATCACCTACGCCAAGACCGACGAGCAGGTCGAAGAGGAGCGTCGGCTGCTCTACGTCGGGGTCACCCGGGCCCGGTTCCACCTCTCCCTGTCCTGGGCGCTCTCCCGCTCGCCGGGAGGTCGTGCCTCCCGGCGGCCGACCCGCTTCCTCAAGGGGCTGCGACCCGGCTCCGGCTCCCTGGGCGCCGCGGGGGCCGGGGGAGGCGGCTCCGTCGAGCGGGGCGGCGGCCGGCGCAAGCGCCGCGGCCCGGTGCTCTGCCGGGTGTGCGGTTCCACGCTCACGGAGGCCGGCGAGATGAAGCTGATGCGCTGCGAGGACTGCCCGTCGGACATGGACGAGGCGCTGTACGAGCGGCTGCGGGAGTGGCGCTCCGAACAGGCCAGGGAACTCGGGCAGCCGGCCTACTGCGTCTTCACCGACAAGACGCTCATGGCGATCGCGGAGTGCGTGCCCTCCAGCGACGGCGAGCTCGCCGGGATCTCCGGTGTCGGGGCCCGCAAGCTGGACCGGTTCGGGGCCGATGTCCTGGCCATCTGCGCAGGCGAGGAGCCTGGCGGAGCCGACGAGACCCCCTGA
- a CDS encoding ABC1 kinase family protein, which yields MSDLPRKAVTRTAKLAALPLGFAGRATWGLGRRIGGKSAEIVARELQQRTAEQLFKVLGELKGGAMKFGQALSVFESALPEEVAGPYRAALTRLQEAAPPMPTSTVHTVLAERLGAGWRELFLEFEDKPAAAASIGQVHRAVWHDGREVAVKVQYPGAGEALLSDLTQLSRFARLLGPLVPGMDVKPLISEMRERVAEELDYALEARAQREHAREFADDLHVVVPAVVHQSEQVLVTEWIDGVPLSEVIADGTEEQRDRAGQLLARFLFSGPARTGLLHADPHPGNFRLLPGPDASRGPEDWRLGVLDFGTVDRLPSGLPETIGTCLRMTLEGDAEGVYGLLCEEGFVKDSIDLDPDAVLAYLLPIIEPAEADSFDFSRGWIRTQAARIADPRSPAHQLGKQLNLPPSYLLIHRVTLSTIGVLCQLNATVRLRDELEEWLPGFVAAD from the coding sequence ATGTCTGATCTTCCCCGGAAGGCGGTCACTCGGACCGCCAAGTTGGCCGCGTTGCCGTTGGGCTTCGCGGGCCGGGCCACCTGGGGCCTGGGCAGACGGATCGGCGGGAAGTCCGCCGAGATCGTCGCCCGCGAGCTGCAACAGCGGACCGCGGAACAGCTGTTCAAGGTTCTCGGTGAGCTGAAGGGCGGGGCGATGAAGTTCGGGCAGGCCCTGTCCGTCTTCGAGTCCGCGCTGCCGGAGGAGGTGGCGGGCCCGTATCGCGCGGCGCTCACCAGACTCCAGGAGGCCGCTCCGCCGATGCCGACGAGCACGGTCCACACGGTCCTGGCGGAGCGGCTCGGAGCCGGATGGCGGGAACTCTTCCTCGAGTTCGAGGACAAGCCGGCCGCGGCGGCGTCGATCGGGCAGGTGCACCGGGCCGTGTGGCATGACGGGCGCGAGGTCGCCGTGAAGGTCCAGTACCCGGGCGCGGGTGAGGCGCTGCTGTCCGATCTGACTCAGCTGAGCCGTTTCGCGCGGCTGCTCGGCCCGCTCGTCCCGGGCATGGACGTCAAGCCACTGATCTCCGAAATGCGCGAGCGGGTCGCCGAGGAACTCGACTACGCGCTGGAGGCGCGCGCCCAGCGGGAGCACGCGCGGGAGTTCGCGGACGACCTTCATGTGGTGGTGCCCGCGGTGGTGCACCAGTCGGAGCAGGTGCTGGTGACGGAGTGGATCGATGGCGTCCCGCTGTCGGAGGTGATCGCGGACGGCACCGAGGAGCAACGCGACCGGGCCGGTCAGCTCCTGGCCCGCTTCCTGTTCTCCGGTCCGGCCCGCACGGGACTGCTGCACGCCGATCCGCATCCGGGGAACTTCCGGCTGCTGCCGGGGCCGGATGCCTCGCGCGGGCCGGAGGACTGGCGGCTCGGAGTGCTCGACTTCGGCACGGTGGACCGGCTGCCGAGCGGGCTGCCCGAGACCATCGGTACCTGTCTGCGCATGACCCTGGAGGGCGATGCCGAGGGGGTCTACGGGCTGCTGTGCGAGGAGGGCTTCGTCAAGGACTCGATCGATCTGGACCCCGACGCGGTCCTCGCGTACCTGCTGCCGATCATCGAACCCGCGGAGGCGGACTCCTTCGACTTCAGTCGCGGGTGGATCCGGACCCAAGCCGCCCGCATCGCGGACCCGCGATCCCCTGCCCACCAGCTCGGCAAGCAGCTCAATCTGCCGCCCTCGTACCTGCTGATCCATCGTGTGACGCTGAGCACGATCGGCGTGTTGTGCCAGCTGAACGCGACGGTTCGGCTGCGCGACGAGCTGGAGGAGTGGCTGCCGGGGTTCGTCGCGGCCGACTGA